A genomic stretch from Bombus huntii isolate Logan2020A unplaced genomic scaffold, iyBomHunt1.1 ctg00000250.1, whole genome shotgun sequence includes:
- the LOC126877808 gene encoding survival motor neuron protein-like isoform X3: protein MIQDQQNDQYDTDTANDNVWDDSALIEAYDKAINLAKEEVIKRMGMDVGNSQPKENLQNLKQPKHASKLHKKWIIGAPCRAIYSEDGEIYEAIISKIYENNGTCVVKFVGYGNTEKVELSSLLESEGLQSQIAQQKKALEEKFNEENDETCETNFSTNVNSKKYNVEKMDCAHHFISGPSFNSMTDIMPPAPPLPP from the exons atgatacaagaccagcaaaatgatcaatat GATACAGACACAGCCAATGATAATGTTTGGGACGATAGTGCATTAATAGAAGCATATGATAAAGCAATAAATTTagcaaaagaagaagttaTCAAGCGAATGGGAATGGATGTTGGAAATTCTCAACCGAAAGAAAACCTACAAAATCTTAAGCAGCCTAAACACGCAAGTAAATTACACAAG AAATGGATCATAGGAGCACCTTGTCGTGCAATATACTCAGAGGATGGAGAAATTTATGAagctataatatcaaaaatttacgaaaacaatggcacgtgtgttgtaaaatttgtag GCTATGGTAATACAGAGAAAGTCGAGTTGAGTTCTCTTTTAGAATCAGAAGGTTTGCAAAGTCAAATAGCACAACAAAAGAAAGCTTTGGAAGAGAAATTCAATGAAGAGAACGACGAGACTTGTGAgactaatttttctacaaatgtaaattcgaaaaaatataatgtagaaaaaatggattgtgCACATCACTTCATATCGGGACCATCTTTCAATTCGATGACTGATATAATGCCACCTGCACCTCCTTTACCACCATAA
- the LOC126877808 gene encoding survival motor neuron protein-like isoform X2, translating to MADDMNVLFIRGNGNDTDTANDNVWDDSALIEAYDKAINLAKEEVIKRMGMDVGNSQPKENLQNLKQPKHASKLHKKWIIGAPCRAIYSEDGEIYEAIISKIYENNGTCVVKFVGYGNTEKVELSSLLESEGLQSQIAQQKKALEEKFNEENDETCETNFSTNVNSKKYNVEKMDCAHHFISGPSFNSMTDIMPPAPPLPP from the exons atggcagatgatatgaatgttctttttatacgaggaaatggaaac GATACAGACACAGCCAATGATAATGTTTGGGACGATAGTGCATTAATAGAAGCATATGATAAAGCAATAAATTTagcaaaagaagaagttaTCAAGCGAATGGGAATGGATGTTGGAAATTCTCAACCGAAAGAAAACCTACAAAATCTTAAGCAGCCTAAACACGCAAGTAAATTACACAAG AAATGGATCATAGGAGCACCTTGTCGTGCAATATACTCAGAGGATGGAGAAATTTATGAagctataatatcaaaaatttacgaaaacaatggcacgtgtgttgtaaaatttgtag GCTATGGTAATACAGAGAAAGTCGAGTTGAGTTCTCTTTTAGAATCAGAAGGTTTGCAAAGTCAAATAGCACAACAAAAGAAAGCTTTGGAAGAGAAATTCAATGAAGAGAACGACGAGACTTGTGAgactaatttttctacaaatgtaaattcgaaaaaatataatgtagaaaaaatggattgtgCACATCACTTCATATCGGGACCATCTTTCAATTCGATGACTGATATAATGCCACCTGCACCTCCTTTACCACCATAA
- the LOC126877808 gene encoding survival motor neuron protein-like isoform X1 — protein sequence MADDMNVLFIRGNGNVCMDTDTANDNVWDDSALIEAYDKAINLAKEEVIKRMGMDVGNSQPKENLQNLKQPKHASKLHKKWIIGAPCRAIYSEDGEIYEAIISKIYENNGTCVVKFVGYGNTEKVELSSLLESEGLQSQIAQQKKALEEKFNEENDETCETNFSTNVNSKKYNVEKMDCAHHFISGPSFNSMTDIMPPAPPLPP from the exons atggcagatgatatgaatgttctttttatacgaggaaatggaaacgtatgtatg GATACAGACACAGCCAATGATAATGTTTGGGACGATAGTGCATTAATAGAAGCATATGATAAAGCAATAAATTTagcaaaagaagaagttaTCAAGCGAATGGGAATGGATGTTGGAAATTCTCAACCGAAAGAAAACCTACAAAATCTTAAGCAGCCTAAACACGCAAGTAAATTACACAAG AAATGGATCATAGGAGCACCTTGTCGTGCAATATACTCAGAGGATGGAGAAATTTATGAagctataatatcaaaaatttacgaaaacaatggcacgtgtgttgtaaaatttgtag GCTATGGTAATACAGAGAAAGTCGAGTTGAGTTCTCTTTTAGAATCAGAAGGTTTGCAAAGTCAAATAGCACAACAAAAGAAAGCTTTGGAAGAGAAATTCAATGAAGAGAACGACGAGACTTGTGAgactaatttttctacaaatgtaaattcgaaaaaatataatgtagaaaaaatggattgtgCACATCACTTCATATCGGGACCATCTTTCAATTCGATGACTGATATAATGCCACCTGCACCTCCTTTACCACCATAA
- the LOC126877809 gene encoding adrenodoxin-like protein 2, mitochondrial: MALVNQLQKFSRSILGIASNYSKYTSNTTLPFLQATRGISTTQPLSEKQEVNITFVKASGERIKAKGKVGDTILDIVVNNEIDLDGYGACEGTLTCSTCHLIFSKEVYDALPDKPTDEELDMLDLAYELTDTSRLGCQIVMSKELDGIEVRVPSTINDARA, encoded by the exons ATGGCGTTAGtaaatcaattacaaaaattttcgagatcaattctcggtattgcatcaaattattcaaaatatacaagCAACACAACGTTACCCTTTTTGCAGGCAACAAGAGGAATATCGACCACGCAACCACTTTCAGAAAAACAAGA agtAAATATAACGTTTGTTAAAGCAAGTGGAGAGAGAATCAAAGCAAAAGGGAAAGTTGGAGATACTATATTAGACATAgtagtaaataatgaaattgatttagatggatatg gTGCTTGTGAAGGAACATTAACTTGTAGTACGTgccatttaatattttcgaaagaagtTTATGATGCACTTCCTGACAAACCAACAGATGAAGAATTAGACATGTTGGATTTAGCATATGAATTAACAGATAC gtCACGGCTAGGCTGTCAAATAGTAATGTCTAAGGAACTAGATGGAATTGAGGTAAGAGTTCCATCAACAATTAATGATGCAAGAGCATAA